DNA sequence from the Corynebacterium yudongzhengii genome:
TTGTCGAGGCCGCGCCGGGTGATTTCACGGCCCGCCGGCGGCCGGAACTCTACGCCACGGCCGAGGACGTGGCTGAGGCCACGGACACCGGATCCGCAGTCGTCATCAACGCCCTCGATATCGCGAGCCACTCCCAGGCCCGCATCCCGGGTTCGGTGAACGTCCCGTTCACCGACTCGTTGACCAGTGAAGGCCCGGTGGCCCGGCCGGAGGAGGTGCGCGCCAGTTACGAGGAAACCGGCGCCCTGGAGGCCGACAAGCCCGTGATCACCTACTCCAGGGCCGGTATCGCCGCGACCTTCGACGCCTTCCAGC
Encoded proteins:
- a CDS encoding sulfurtransferase codes for the protein MAEATDTGSAVVINALDIASHSQARIPGSVNVPFTDSLTSEGPVARPEEVRASYEETGALEADKPVITYSRAGIAATFDAFQLARLGREDVRVYDGSLTDWTSGDARPLEAD